CAAGTGCCATCGTCCTTACTACGGCCTCACAGCCCCTTGCAACCTGTCTCCAGTCCCACACCCTGTAACCTGCATGCCTCCTGGAAAGGAACACTCCCACCTCAAGGCCTTTGCCGAGCTCTTGCCCCTCTGCCTTGCAAGCTCTTCCCCAAGTCCTACTCGGCTTATTCGCCACCTTCAATCCTCTGCTTAAACCTCGACTCCTTTATGAGGCTGACCCTGACTGTCCTGTTTCATCCTGTAATCTGGCCTCTCCCCACCCACTGCAGGCCCCGTCGGCATTCTGGATCCTGCTCAGCCGGCTCTACTATTTTTTTCCATAGCATGTTCAACTTTGTAACAGATcacataatttacttattttttccccctcttctgTCCCTCCCTCATTCTCATCAACCATTGGACAGAAAGATAGCTTTCTGGTGACTCTGTCTCTGTTGATGATACAAGCCGGGCACCTGGTTAACTGAATGGATCAATTGTTTCTGAGAACTGGTGCTTCCCTCCCTCTTTTGCAGGTCtctgaataatattttctttattggaGACTGTCTAGTTTCATCCTGCCTGATGCCACAGGAGGCCTAGCATTAAAGGTGTCATTTACCATACCTAGGGACTACATGAAAATAAGTTTTTCTATGGATACTTGAAGTAATTTTTCCCTGTCCCCAAAGATAGCTAAGTCTTTATTCTTCAAACAGAGAGCAGcagcaaaaagataaaataactgaATGTGATTTTTTCATGGGTTATAATCTCCTCAGGATACGTGCctcccaatattttattttgggttataataaaattagtttttattttctgagccCAGACTGATGGCAAGAGAGGTACTCCCAAAGCAATTCCAAACATTCAAAACATGTCATAGATTGTAACCTCTGATATGTTAACCAACCacgtctattttgttcactgctgttcCCCTAGTGCCATCTTAAGTGCCTGCACCTGGAAGGTACGTAAGAAATAGCCACTGGACAGTGAATGTACCAATCTTTAGCGATTTGGAATGAATGTTATGCTGTACTATTAATTCTATTGTATTAGAATAAATGGTTCCAAATAATTTTAGTATTGTTGCCCAAAGACAAGTCCAATTATaacttgttaaatttttaaaaagatggtatTTTAACTTTGTACAATTATGTACTATTTGAATTCTTTTGTATTGCGCATGTATTAgtttggtaattaaaaaaaataattttttatttctgagaccaaatctcgctctgttgctggagtgcagtggcacaatctcagctcactgtaacctctgcctcctgagttcaagcgattctcctgccctcagcctcccaagtagctgggattacaggaatgcaccaccatgcccagctaatttttgtatttttagtagagatggggtttcactatgttggccaggctgttctagaactcctgacctcaagtagtctgcccgcctggcctcccaaagtgctgggattaagctGTGAACTATCGTACCTggccaaaaaaataatttaatgaaaagGATCACAaaggtatttgatttttttttttttgagatagagtcttgctttgtcgcccaggctgaagtacagtggcatgatctcagctcactgcaacctccttctcgtgggttcaagcaattctcctgcctcagcctcccaagtagctggaattacaggagtgtgacatcacgcccagctaatttttgtatttttagtagagatagcgtttcaccatgttggtcaagctagtctcaaactcctgacctcaggtgatccgcctgcctcggcctcccaaagtgctgggattacaggcctgagacattgtgcctggcctgatcttttttctttttagagacgcATACAGTCCTAAGCACCTACTTcctagacatacacacacacacaaacatatggTGTAAAGAACCTGTGTGATTTACATATTATCCTTAATGGCAAACTATAGCTTATCCAGACCaaattaatatatcaaaaagggtataaaataaaaatgccagaagagagtaggaagaaatggcaacaaaaatgccaccagaagagaaagaaggctcCCACATACCAGTTAAGCAGCAGATCAAGTGTGGGTCAGGGATTCCGTTCATCTGACAACAAGAGCCCACTGCCCTGGTGGTGTTTCTGGGGCTTTCTTCCTCAGTACTTAGACCAgtttttctctgcatcttttttttttttctcgagatggagtttcactgttgccaggctggagtgaagtggcattaccttggctcactgcaacctccacctcctgggttcaagcaattctcctgtctcagcctcctgagtagctgggactacaggcgtgcaccaccacgcccagctaatttttgtatttttagtagagacggggtttcaccaggttggccaggatggtcttgatttcttgacctcgtgatccacccaccaatccctccctaagtgctaggattacaggcgtgagccaccgcgcccggcctctcggCATCCTTTTTAGAGTGCTCTTAGATTAACAAATTATTAAACACTTCTCTACAGCTCAGTATCTATTCAACATTAGTCATGTTGTagacataattaaaatatatcttcCAACAAacatgaatttcctttttttttggtctctccATTATGGGTATTTTGAAAGAAGCCTTTCTCCTGCAAACTGTACCTTTTGAATTACCTGGGCTCTATTGTAAGAACAAAACTGCAAGGATAGAAAGGCtaagttttttccttttctgatctACTAAAAAAAGGTCTCTCATAGGTCCCTCTTTGTGTTTGTCATCACCTGTAGAGTCCAAGAAATCGGAGTGTCTGCATGAGTTCAGTGTAAGTGTGGTGATTTGGATACCAGTCATAAGTCTCCTTCTTCTTGGCCAAGGGCAGTTCACTAAACAGTTTCACCACTTTCATAGACTTGGAATCAGTAGGCCTGACGACTTCACCAAATAGCCGGGCACTGAGACGAGACATGCGCAAGGCATATTCTGAAAGGGAGGACATTTCTTGAGTGGCAAGGAGTTAGAGTTCCtatagaaaatgagaagaaagataaaCAGGTTAGGGTAAGAAATTCTGAGATTAGCTAATGAATACtttagaaaatgcaaacacaGCAAGCCGCTCATGGATCAGTGCCGTGTTGGCAGGATATGCCTAGGAGTGGAGAAGTATCCACAGGCCAAatggctatttccttttcatgcTTTACAGCTGCgatttttacattttgtgtttACATGCTATTACTTCCTTGCTGTATTGCCTCCTTTACAACCAACTATTTTGTGATTCACCAGGTTATTTACTGACAGTCAGTTTACCTATTTGTAGGCTGGGGATGAAGAAGACAGGGAAACAAGTTATCCTAGTCCAGCATTATTATACCTTCAGAAAACACCCACCTAAGCAATCCGCAACGTTAATATGCTGACTGCTTGCCATCAAAAGGTGTAATCATGGCAGAGACATAATTATGCTGTTGTCTTTATTATCAGTCCTTTGAACACTGTTCTCCTCAAGGGCTCCAGAAGGCTCTGAGAGCTGCTAATGAGTTATGAGGTCATTTGGCTTCTAGGTTACTGAACTGAATTTTGCCTAGAGACTGAGAGCCATTtgggaaaaacaaacagacaGTAGCCCTATAGAAATAAATCCAATAGCTCAAAAGATTCATTTTCTTACTAAATAGAAGGCACGTATGAATTGTGAGGTTACTTGCTGTATCTTCCATCTTATACATTCTGCTTTAATGCAGACTAGCTAAGTTCTTATCAGCGGAAAACAGTAGCTTTTTCTTCAGAGGCGCACAACACTGAAATAGGTATAAGAATGATATCCACGATATGAACAAATTACAGCTAATAGACATAAAAAACTATACAGGGGatacataaaaatcaagaaagctGCTGGTGGAATAACTATCTCAACTCAGTTTAGACCAGACGTAGGGGTTATTGTTGGCAGAATATGCCAATTTATGAGAAAGTTTAGTAGTGAGATGAGAATCTTCGCTGACTCAGAGACTATCCTGGGAAACAGTTCAGCTGAGATGAAAAGGTGCTGATATTCAAGCAGGAAAAAGGCACAAACCTTGAAAAACCAATGGGAGAAATGTACCAAAAAACCCTCCTACATAAGAATGGTGCCAAGTGAATTTCAAAATAGTTCTTGCAAGAAAACAAACCGTGTTTAAATTAAGGAAGTTTCaatgcctatttctttttttttgagatggagcctcgctctgtcgcccaggctggagtgcagtggccgatctcagctcactgcaagctccgcctcccgggtttacaccattctcctgcctcagcctcccgagtagctgggactacaggcgaccgccacctcgcctggctagtttttttcttattttttagtagagacagggtttcaccgtgttagccaggatggtctcgatctcctgacctcgtgatccgcccgcctcggcctcccaaagtgctgggattacaggcttgagccaccgcgcccggcctcaatgcCTATTTCAAGATCCATTAACAGAGGAGGCTGgccatggtagctcatgcctataaacccatactttgagaggctgagatgggaggattgcttgaggccaggacttcaagaccagccgaggcaacatggcaaaaccttgtttttacagaaaaaaaaagaaaagaaaagaagaaaatcagtctggtatggtagtgcacaccggtagttccagctacttgtggAGTCTGAGGAGGGgcatcgcttgagcacaggagtttgaggttacactgagttatgattgcaccactgtactctagcctgagtgacagcgcAAGATtgtgcatcaaaaaaaaaaaaaaaaaaaaaaaaaagcagaggctgATCTCAAACCAACTGTCAACCTCAAAACCATTCAGAACACCCACCAAGCAATCTTCGGTCAATAGTGCCACCTGAAGGCTGGCAATGGTAGAACTGTCAGATCCAACGCCCACCCCTCCCTTCCCACC
This Macaca mulatta isolate MMU2019108-1 chromosome 3, T2T-MMU8v2.0, whole genome shotgun sequence DNA region includes the following protein-coding sequences:
- the MRPS33 gene encoding small ribosomal subunit protein mS33 isoform X1; this encodes MSSLSEYALRMSRLSARLFGEVVRPTDSKSMKVVKLFSELPLAKKKETYDWYPNHHTYTELMQTLRFLGLYRDEHQDFMDEQKRLKKLRGKEKPKKGEGKRASKRK